A single region of the Mycobacterium lentiflavum genome encodes:
- a CDS encoding ABC transporter permease: protein MMTLVYEETARPAAAPRVHENSARVLVPQTLVQTRRILIKWSRDVTAIIMVTVLPVLFLITMNIVLGHAVTQVAGYDALFNTVPMNVLAAAVNGSAVGAIGLIVERDEGLLRRLWVVPVHRASGVCSRILAEMVRIVVTTGIVLVAGMVLGFRFKQGILPTLVWLSIPVLFGLAFATLIISIAWYASKNFLLEAITLVHLLAILFSTGFLPVDQFPKWIQPVVAHQPISCATDTMRALALGGPVRSPMVQTLLWVAGITAVCVAPTLLGYRRASTRR from the coding sequence ATGATGACTCTGGTATACGAGGAAACCGCCCGTCCCGCCGCCGCGCCGCGCGTGCACGAGAATTCGGCCCGCGTGCTGGTCCCGCAAACCCTGGTGCAGACACGGCGGATACTGATCAAGTGGTCACGCGACGTCACCGCGATCATCATGGTCACCGTGTTGCCCGTGCTGTTCCTGATCACCATGAATATTGTTCTGGGCCATGCGGTTACCCAAGTCGCCGGGTACGACGCGCTGTTCAACACGGTTCCGATGAACGTGCTCGCCGCGGCGGTCAACGGGTCTGCGGTCGGTGCGATCGGCCTTATCGTCGAGCGCGACGAGGGCCTGTTGCGCCGGCTGTGGGTGGTGCCCGTGCACCGCGCGTCGGGCGTCTGTTCGCGGATCCTCGCGGAGATGGTCCGGATCGTCGTCACGACGGGGATCGTGTTGGTCGCGGGGATGGTGCTGGGTTTCCGCTTCAAACAGGGCATCCTGCCCACCTTGGTGTGGCTGAGCATCCCGGTGCTGTTCGGACTCGCCTTCGCGACCCTGATCATATCGATTGCCTGGTACGCGTCGAAGAACTTTCTCCTCGAGGCGATTACGCTGGTGCACCTACTCGCGATCCTGTTCTCGACCGGGTTCCTGCCCGTAGACCAATTTCCCAAGTGGATCCAGCCGGTGGTTGCCCACCAGCCGATCAGCTGCGCGACCGACACGATGCGCGCACTGGCGCTGGGCGGGCCGGTGCGGTCGCCGATGGTCCAGACATTGCTGTGGGTCGCCGGCATCACCGCGGTCTGCGTCGCACCAACGCTGCTGGGCTATCGACGGGCCAGCACACGCAGATAG
- a CDS encoding ABC transporter permease, whose amino-acid sequence MGTQWWVLTTRFIAPTVRNGELAITIAVSVVFTAGFYIPLHQIMGNVTRGVASSYAQYLMPLIALEAITFAAMSTAFRAATDSVQGVNRRFRSMPIPPFTPVAARIAAALYRCTVSLTVALICGYTIGFRFRGSAVDTVAFCLLVLVFGAVLSFAADLLGTGSRNPEAMAPMLTLPPLIFGLLSVGVQPVEQFPRWVQPFVRNQPISALVDSLHGAAADVAPFHTSLTWSVLAPTLAWLCGLAALLVPVSVIVLSKRA is encoded by the coding sequence ATGGGGACCCAGTGGTGGGTGCTCACCACCCGCTTCATCGCGCCCACCGTGCGCAACGGTGAGCTCGCCATCACCATCGCGGTCTCGGTGGTGTTCACCGCCGGCTTCTACATCCCGCTACACCAGATCATGGGCAACGTCACCAGGGGTGTGGCCAGCAGCTATGCGCAGTACTTGATGCCACTGATCGCTTTGGAGGCCATCACATTTGCCGCCATGTCAACTGCGTTTCGGGCGGCGACGGACTCGGTGCAGGGCGTCAACCGCCGGTTCCGATCCATGCCGATCCCACCGTTTACCCCGGTGGCCGCCCGCATCGCCGCCGCCCTCTACCGGTGCACGGTGTCCCTGACGGTGGCCCTAATCTGCGGTTACACCATAGGATTTCGCTTTCGCGGATCGGCCGTTGACACCGTTGCCTTCTGCCTGTTAGTGCTCGTCTTCGGGGCGGTGCTCTCGTTCGCGGCGGACCTGTTGGGCACCGGATCCCGTAATCCCGAGGCGATGGCTCCCATGCTGACGTTGCCGCCGTTGATCTTTGGGCTGCTGTCGGTCGGTGTTCAACCGGTGGAGCAGTTCCCCCGTTGGGTCCAGCCCTTCGTTCGCAACCAGCCGATCTCCGCGTTGGTGGACAGCCTGCATGGCGCCGCCGCCGACGTCGCACCGTTTCACACGTCGCTTACCTGGTCCGTGCTGGCGCCGACGCTGGCGTGGTTGTGCGGATTGGCCGCGCTGCTGGTTCCGGTATCGGTCATCGTCTTGTCGAAGCGGGCATGA
- a CDS encoding ATP-binding cassette domain-containing protein, with the protein MNNVDRDFDKAVVVDKVRKTFGDFVALHEVSFEVARGEVLGLLGPNGAGKTTLVDILSTLSRPDEGRALVAGYDVVSEPAGVRRSIMLTGQQVAIDDTLTGLENLFMFGRLYGLKKAAARSRAKELIEEFDLVYAGDRRVKTYSGGMRRRIDIACGLVVPPQVVFLDEPTTGLDPRSRQGIWDLVSNFKGRGIATLLTTQYLEEADALADRIIVIDHGRIIAEGTADELKARTGGSYLEVVPRDLHDLPVIAEILGSLLAQQNRATLKTESDRIAMPAPDGANTLVEAVGRLAAADIAVADVALRRPSLDDVFLALTTDPAKSIAEAIR; encoded by the coding sequence ATGAACAACGTAGATCGCGACTTTGACAAGGCTGTCGTCGTCGACAAGGTGCGCAAGACCTTCGGTGATTTCGTGGCCTTGCACGAGGTCAGCTTCGAAGTCGCCCGTGGTGAGGTGCTCGGCCTGCTCGGGCCCAACGGAGCGGGCAAGACCACGCTGGTCGACATCTTGTCGACCCTGAGCCGCCCCGACGAGGGCCGCGCGCTGGTCGCCGGCTATGACGTGGTGTCCGAGCCGGCCGGTGTGCGCCGGTCGATCATGCTTACCGGACAACAGGTCGCGATCGACGACACGCTGACCGGCCTGGAAAACCTCTTCATGTTCGGTCGTCTCTACGGGTTGAAGAAGGCCGCCGCGCGCAGCCGCGCCAAGGAACTGATCGAGGAATTCGATCTGGTGTATGCCGGCGATCGGCGCGTCAAAACATACTCGGGCGGGATGCGGCGACGGATCGACATTGCCTGCGGCCTGGTGGTCCCGCCGCAGGTGGTCTTCTTGGACGAGCCGACCACCGGCCTGGATCCCCGCAGCAGGCAAGGCATTTGGGATCTGGTCAGCAATTTCAAGGGCCGCGGCATCGCCACGCTGTTGACCACGCAATATCTCGAGGAAGCCGATGCGCTGGCCGATCGCATCATCGTCATCGACCACGGACGGATCATCGCCGAGGGAACGGCCGACGAGCTCAAGGCCCGCACGGGCGGCAGTTACCTTGAGGTCGTTCCGCGCGACTTGCACGATCTGCCGGTGATCGCCGAGATCCTCGGCTCGCTGTTGGCGCAGCAGAACCGGGCCACCCTGAAAACCGAGTCCGACCGGATCGCCATGCCGGCCCCCGACGGCGCCAACACCCTCGTCGAGGCCGTGGGACGGCTCGCCGCCGCCGACATCGCCGTTGCCGATGTTGCGCTGCGCCGCCCATCGTTGGACGACGTATTCCTGGCATTGACAACAGATCCCGCCAAATCCATTGCCGAGGCGATCAGGTGA